In Kaistella faecalis, a genomic segment contains:
- the metH gene encoding methionine synthase has translation MMQNKDELYTKHQTPNTKYLKLSGLEPLIITPESNFINVGERTNVAGSKKFLRLIKEENFSEALDIARHQVDGGAQILDVNFDDGLLDGKAAMVKFLNLIASEPDISRIPIMIDSSKWEILEAGLQVVQGKCVVNSISLKEGEEEFKNHAKKIKRYGAAVIVMAFDENGQADNYDRRIEICKRSYDILVSEIGFPSEDIIFDLNIFPVATGMEEHRRNALDFIEATKWVKENLPNVSVSGGVSNVSFSFRGNDRVREAMHSVFLYHAIKAGMNMGIVNPSMLEVYDEIPKDLLELVEDVMLDRSDDATERLLEYSERVKSTKKEVTEELEWRKEPLQERITHALVKGIDRFIIEDVEEARQLSSRPLDVIEINLMTGMGVVGDLFGSGKMFLPQVVKSARVMKKAVAYLQPFIEAQKDQTQKANGKILMATVKGDVHDIGKNIVSVVLGCNNYEIVDLGVMVPAEKIIQAAIEHEVDVIGLSGLITPSLDEMVHVADELQRKNLKFPLMIGGATTSKAHTAVKIFPKYSQPVVHVNDASRAVGVVSQLLDRNSEQFKADLKIDYEDFREKFLNRQTDKEYITIEEARNQKFKIDWEKEEIKTPNQLGIHIIENQDLKELLDFVDWTPFFRSWELYGKYPQILTDEIVGQHATELFSDAQKILNKILEEKLFTAKGIFGIFPANSLENDDVEVNDENGNELAIFRTLRQQHKKSEGKEYLALSDFIAPKTSGKQDYVGAFCVTTGFGTEELAQKYYDDQDDYNAIIVKALADRLAEAFAEFLHHKVRTEFWGYAANENLENEDLIAEKYSGIRPAPGYPACPDHLEKLTIWDLLKVKENIGVELTESLAMFPTAAVSGYYFANPKAKYFGVGKIAEDQLKDFAERKNIDLEFARKWLSPNLA, from the coding sequence ATGATGCAAAATAAGGACGAGCTATATACCAAACACCAAACACCAAACACCAAATACCTAAAATTATCCGGTCTCGAACCTTTAATTATAACGCCCGAATCCAATTTTATTAACGTGGGGGAAAGAACCAATGTAGCGGGTTCTAAGAAATTTCTCCGTTTAATCAAAGAAGAAAATTTCTCGGAAGCACTCGATATTGCACGGCATCAGGTTGATGGCGGAGCACAGATTCTCGATGTAAATTTTGATGACGGACTTCTGGACGGAAAAGCCGCCATGGTTAAATTTTTAAACCTAATTGCTTCGGAACCGGATATTTCCAGAATTCCGATCATGATTGATTCTTCAAAATGGGAAATCCTGGAAGCCGGTTTACAGGTTGTTCAGGGAAAATGTGTGGTGAATTCCATCAGTCTCAAAGAAGGCGAAGAAGAATTTAAAAATCACGCAAAGAAAATAAAACGTTACGGCGCTGCGGTAATTGTAATGGCTTTTGACGAAAACGGACAGGCAGATAATTATGACAGACGGATTGAAATCTGCAAACGATCTTACGATATTTTGGTCAGCGAGATCGGTTTTCCTTCGGAAGATATTATTTTCGATCTCAACATTTTTCCCGTTGCCACCGGAATGGAAGAGCACCGGAGAAATGCACTCGATTTTATTGAAGCCACAAAATGGGTAAAAGAAAATCTTCCTAATGTTTCGGTAAGCGGCGGTGTTTCCAATGTTTCCTTCTCTTTCCGCGGAAACGACCGGGTGCGCGAGGCCATGCATTCAGTTTTTCTGTATCACGCGATTAAGGCAGGAATGAATATGGGAATCGTGAATCCATCGATGCTGGAAGTGTATGACGAAATCCCCAAGGATTTATTGGAATTGGTTGAAGATGTAATGCTTGACAGGAGTGATGACGCTACGGAAAGACTTCTTGAATATTCTGAAAGGGTAAAATCAACAAAAAAAGAAGTCACAGAAGAACTCGAGTGGCGGAAAGAGCCTTTGCAGGAAAGAATTACACACGCGCTGGTGAAAGGAATTGACCGTTTCATTATTGAAGATGTAGAGGAAGCTCGACAGCTTTCTTCAAGACCTTTGGATGTTATTGAAATTAATTTGATGACCGGAATGGGCGTTGTAGGCGATCTCTTCGGAAGCGGAAAAATGTTCCTTCCTCAGGTTGTGAAGTCCGCCAGAGTCATGAAAAAAGCTGTGGCTTATTTGCAGCCTTTTATTGAAGCTCAAAAAGACCAGACCCAGAAAGCGAACGGAAAAATCTTAATGGCAACCGTAAAGGGCGATGTTCACGATATCGGTAAAAATATTGTGAGCGTAGTTTTGGGCTGTAATAATTATGAAATCGTGGATTTGGGAGTGATGGTGCCGGCTGAAAAGATCATTCAGGCAGCGATCGAACACGAGGTGGATGTTATTGGTCTAAGTGGATTAATTACGCCAAGTTTAGATGAAATGGTGCATGTCGCGGATGAACTTCAGCGTAAAAACTTAAAGTTCCCATTAATGATAGGCGGTGCAACGACATCTAAGGCTCATACTGCGGTGAAAATTTTCCCAAAATATTCGCAGCCTGTAGTTCATGTTAACGATGCTTCCCGTGCCGTTGGCGTTGTATCCCAGCTTTTGGATAGAAACAGCGAACAGTTTAAAGCTGATCTGAAGATCGATTACGAAGATTTCAGAGAGAAGTTTCTTAACAGGCAAACTGACAAAGAATATATTACCATCGAAGAAGCCAGAAATCAGAAATTCAAAATAGACTGGGAAAAAGAAGAAATTAAAACTCCTAATCAGCTCGGCATTCACATCATCGAAAATCAGGACTTAAAGGAACTTCTTGATTTTGTGGACTGGACACCTTTTTTCAGAAGTTGGGAACTTTACGGAAAATATCCGCAGATTTTAACCGATGAGATTGTTGGTCAACACGCGACAGAACTTTTCAGTGATGCACAGAAAATTTTAAATAAAATTCTGGAGGAAAAACTCTTTACGGCAAAAGGAATATTCGGAATTTTTCCTGCAAACTCACTTGAAAATGATGATGTTGAGGTGAATGACGAAAACGGAAATGAATTGGCGATCTTCAGGACGCTTCGCCAGCAGCACAAAAAATCAGAAGGCAAGGAATATCTGGCTCTGAGCGATTTCATTGCGCCCAAGACCTCAGGAAAACAGGATTATGTCGGGGCTTTCTGCGTTACTACAGGTTTCGGTACTGAAGAATTGGCTCAGAAATATTACGATGATCAGGATGATTATAATGCGATTATTGTAAAAGCTTTGGCAGACCGGCTTGCAGAGGCTTTCGCGGAGTTTTTGCATCATAAAGTCCGAACAGAATTCTGGGGTTATGCAGCAAATGAAAACTTGGAAAACGAAGATTTAATTGCAGAGAAATATTCAGGAATCCGTCCGGCACCGGGATATCCAGCCTGTCCGGATCATTTGGAAAAACTTACCATTTGGGATTTGCTGAAAGTGAAAGAAAATATTGGAGTAGAACTCACCGAAAGCCTCGCGATGTTTCCGACAGCTGCAGTTTCGGGATATTATTTTGCGAACCCAAAAGCCAAATATTTCGGCGTGGGAAAAATCGCCGAAGACCAACTGAAAGACTTTGCAGAAAGGAAAAATATCGATTTGGAATTTGCCAGAAAATGGCTAAGCCCGAATCTGGCGTAA
- a CDS encoding four helix bundle protein: protein MSFQDFTKLEVWISARKVTNSIYNITKLFPQSEIFGITNQMRRGAVSFPSNIAEGCGRSTTKGKLVFFYIARGSLFELETQLYISLDQKFINEITFSEVLEEIQISKKLLNGFINYFKKLDDAK, encoded by the coding sequence ATGAGTTTTCAGGATTTTACCAAATTAGAAGTTTGGATTTCGGCAAGGAAAGTGACTAATTCCATTTATAATATTACCAAATTATTTCCTCAATCTGAGATTTTTGGTATTACAAATCAGATGAGAAGAGGCGCTGTTTCTTTTCCTTCCAACATTGCCGAAGGTTGTGGGAGAAGCACGACAAAAGGGAAATTAGTCTTTTTCTATATTGCAAGAGGTTCTCTTTTCGAACTGGAAACCCAGCTTTATATTTCATTAGATCAAAAATTTATCAATGAAATCACTTTCAGTGAGGTTCTGGAAGAAATTCAAATCTCAAAAAAATTGCTGAATGGTTTTATTAACTACTTTAAAAAATTAGATGATGCAAAATAA
- a CDS encoding homocysteine S-methyltransferase family protein, whose protein sequence is MKNSEHLYKAISERILVLDGAMGTMLQRYKFEEEDYRGERFKNWEHPLKGNNDLLSLTQPQAIEEVHRKYLEAGADIIETNTFSGTTIAMADYHMEDLVYELNYESAKIARKVCDEFRAKNPEKPRFVAGSIGPTNKTASLSPDVNDPGFRAITFDELRIAYKQQSEALLDGGADILLVETVFDTLNAKAALFAIDEIQDERNIKIPIMVSGTITDASGRTLSGQTAEAFLISVSHLNLLSVGFNCALGAEQLTPYLETLSSNSEFYISAYPNAGLPNAFGQYDESPEFMAEQIKEYAEKGLINIIGGCCGTTPPHIKAIADLVKNYEPRKVVFSV, encoded by the coding sequence ATGAAAAATTCAGAACATTTATATAAAGCGATTTCCGAACGAATCCTCGTGCTCGACGGAGCGATGGGAACGATGCTTCAGCGTTACAAATTTGAAGAAGAAGATTACCGTGGCGAAAGATTTAAAAACTGGGAACATCCTTTAAAGGGAAACAATGATTTACTTTCGCTTACGCAGCCGCAGGCAATTGAAGAAGTTCACCGCAAATATCTCGAAGCCGGTGCGGACATTATCGAAACCAACACTTTTTCCGGAACTACTATTGCCATGGCAGATTATCATATGGAGGATTTGGTGTATGAACTCAATTACGAATCTGCAAAAATTGCAAGAAAAGTTTGCGACGAATTCAGGGCAAAAAATCCGGAGAAACCTCGATTTGTCGCAGGTTCTATTGGGCCCACCAATAAAACGGCAAGTTTAAGTCCGGATGTTAATGATCCCGGTTTTCGGGCGATTACTTTTGATGAGTTAAGAATTGCTTACAAACAGCAGTCAGAAGCGCTTTTAGATGGCGGCGCAGATATTCTTTTGGTAGAAACGGTTTTCGATACGCTCAACGCCAAAGCTGCTCTTTTCGCCATTGATGAAATTCAGGACGAGAGAAATATAAAAATTCCAATCATGGTTTCCGGAACGATTACCGATGCTTCCGGTCGAACTTTAAGCGGACAAACTGCAGAAGCATTTTTAATCTCAGTTTCACATTTAAATCTTTTAAGCGTTGGTTTCAACTGTGCTCTTGGTGCAGAACAGCTTACGCCGTACTTGGAAACGCTTTCCAGTAATTCCGAATTTTATATTTCAGCCTATCCCAATGCCGGACTTCCAAATGCTTTCGGGCAGTATGATGAATCACCGGAATTTATGGCGGAACAGATTAAAGAATACGCCGAAAAAGGTTTAATCAATATCATCGGTGGCTGCTGCGGAACCACGCCGCCACATATCAAAGCAATCGCTGATTTGGTGAAAAATTATGAACCCAGAAAAGTAGTTTTTAGTGTGTAG
- a CDS encoding trans-sulfuration enzyme family protein, translating to MSEHFETSAIRIQSERSQFDEHSTPIYLTSSFVFEDAEDMRASFAEEKQKNLYSRFSNPNVNEFTEKMVKLEGAEDGYSFATGMAAIYSTFAALLNSGDHILSCQSVFGSTHTLFTKYFPKWNIETTYFKADETDLEKYLTPNTKILYVETPTNPAIEVLDLEFLGKFAKKHNLIFIVDNCFATPYLQQPIKFGADLVVHSATKLIDGQGRVLGGIAVGRKDLIREIYLFARNTGPAMSPFNAWILSKSLETLAVRVEKHCENAQKIAEFLETHPNVSLVKYPFLKSHPNYGIAKNQMKLGGNIVAFEVKGGIEAGKNFLNKIKMCSLSANLGDTRTIVTHPASTTHSKLSDEERNEVGITAGLVRCSVGLEHADDIIEDLKQALD from the coding sequence ATGTCAGAACATTTTGAAACCAGCGCAATCCGCATTCAGTCCGAACGTTCACAGTTTGATGAGCATTCCACACCTATATATCTAACTTCAAGTTTTGTTTTTGAAGATGCAGAAGATATGCGGGCGAGTTTTGCGGAAGAAAAGCAGAAAAATTTATACAGCCGTTTTTCAAACCCAAATGTGAATGAATTCACCGAAAAAATGGTAAAACTGGAAGGCGCCGAAGACGGTTATTCCTTTGCAACAGGCATGGCGGCAATTTATTCCACATTTGCAGCGTTGTTGAATTCCGGTGATCATATTCTGAGCTGTCAGTCGGTATTCGGTTCTACGCACACGCTTTTTACCAAATATTTCCCAAAATGGAATATCGAAACAACCTATTTTAAAGCCGACGAAACAGATCTGGAAAAATATTTAACTCCAAATACAAAAATTTTATATGTCGAAACGCCAACCAACCCGGCCATTGAAGTTTTGGATTTAGAATTTTTGGGAAAATTTGCCAAGAAGCACAACCTGATTTTCATCGTTGATAACTGTTTTGCGACGCCTTATCTTCAGCAGCCGATAAAATTTGGGGCAGATTTGGTGGTTCATTCTGCGACAAAATTAATTGATGGGCAAGGCCGCGTTTTGGGCGGAATTGCAGTCGGCAGAAAAGATCTGATCCGGGAAATATATCTTTTCGCCCGAAATACCGGACCCGCAATGTCGCCTTTCAACGCCTGGATTTTAAGCAAAAGTCTTGAAACGCTTGCGGTTCGCGTAGAAAAACATTGCGAAAACGCACAAAAAATTGCCGAATTTTTGGAAACTCATCCCAATGTCTCCTTGGTGAAATATCCTTTCCTGAAATCGCATCCCAATTACGGGATTGCTAAAAATCAAATGAAACTGGGCGGAAACATCGTTGCTTTTGAAGTGAAAGGAGGCATCGAAGCCGGCAAAAACTTCCTGAATAAAATAAAAATGTGTTCCCTGTCCGCAAATTTGGGTGACACCAGAACCATTGTTACGCATCCTGCTTCCACAACGCATTCCAAACTTTCTGATGAAGAGAGAAATGAGGTGGGGATTACCGCAGGCCTGGTGCGCTGTTCCGTAGGTTTAGAGCATGCGGACGATATTATTGAGGATTTAAAGCAGGCCTTAGATTAG
- a CDS encoding ACT domain-containing protein, translating to MTTNNNQIKVLKNRAIIKFEGKNFLGEVGVDGRIFKALTYARISVGVISQQAIENGISVLVSDNDAENAVNCLINEFEEERKSGKVSMIYSISNVSVIGFVSKDFNKIMSELARNNIFPLILNQVAAENRVNIVVTSSQDEKAKNIIEAEIFAKPKTVHLAIIGHGNVGKTLIEQVLENAEEIRNRKKIDLKIVAVANSKKIALNKAGFNENWNDEILVAERPSKVEELISFSQQNQLENLIVVDNTASKEFVKNYPVLAENGFDLVSSNKIFNTLPISDYRNFRHILAKRNKKYLYETNVGAGLPLIDTIKLLHLSGENITRIKGVFSGSLSYIFNNFSVRDEKFSTILKEAMEKGFTEPDPREDLSGNDVARKLLILARELDLINEFKDIDVENLVPKQLRNISNSEFSSKLNELDEIFENIKNGQAENHVLRFVGDLHGDLQQEKGLLDVKLISVPANSALGQLKGSDSIFEIYTESYGENPIVIMGAGAGAKVTARGVFGDILRLSENK from the coding sequence ATGACAACGAATAATAATCAGATCAAAGTGTTGAAAAACCGCGCGATCATCAAATTTGAAGGTAAAAATTTCCTCGGTGAAGTAGGCGTGGACGGAAGAATTTTCAAAGCACTGACGTATGCAAGAATTAGTGTCGGAGTAATTTCGCAGCAGGCAATTGAAAACGGAATCTCTGTTTTGGTAAGTGATAATGATGCGGAAAATGCGGTGAACTGCTTAATTAACGAGTTTGAAGAGGAAAGAAAATCCGGAAAAGTAAGTATGATTTACAGCATTAGTAATGTTTCTGTGATCGGTTTTGTTTCCAAAGATTTCAATAAAATCATGTCTGAACTTGCCCGAAACAACATCTTCCCGCTGATCCTGAATCAGGTTGCAGCCGAAAACCGCGTGAATATTGTGGTCACCTCTTCACAGGACGAAAAAGCAAAAAATATCATCGAGGCAGAAATTTTCGCGAAGCCCAAAACTGTTCATCTTGCAATTATCGGTCACGGAAATGTAGGGAAAACCTTAATAGAACAGGTTTTGGAGAATGCCGAAGAAATCAGAAACAGAAAGAAAATTGATCTGAAAATTGTTGCGGTAGCCAATTCCAAAAAAATTGCCCTTAATAAAGCAGGTTTTAATGAAAACTGGAATGATGAAATTCTGGTGGCAGAACGCCCGTCAAAAGTAGAAGAATTGATTTCTTTTTCGCAGCAAAATCAGCTGGAAAATCTGATCGTTGTTGACAATACAGCGAGCAAAGAATTTGTGAAAAACTATCCGGTTTTGGCGGAAAACGGTTTCGATCTGGTTTCCTCAAACAAAATCTTCAATACACTTCCCATTTCAGATTACCGGAATTTCCGCCACATTCTGGCGAAACGGAATAAAAAATATCTTTATGAGACCAATGTCGGTGCAGGTTTGCCCTTAATTGACACCATTAAACTTTTGCATTTGTCGGGCGAAAATATCACAAGGATTAAAGGCGTGTTTTCAGGTTCACTGAGTTATATTTTCAATAATTTTTCAGTGCGTGACGAGAAATTTTCAACCATTCTGAAAGAAGCAATGGAAAAAGGGTTCACCGAACCGGATCCGAGAGAAGATTTATCCGGAAATGATGTTGCTAGAAAACTGCTGATTCTCGCAAGAGAGCTTGATTTAATTAATGAATTTAAAGACATCGACGTAGAAAACTTAGTTCCAAAGCAATTAAGAAATATCAGTAATTCTGAGTTTTCTTCGAAGTTAAATGAACTGGACGAAATCTTTGAAAACATCAAAAATGGCCAGGCTGAAAACCATGTTTTGCGTTTCGTTGGTGATTTACATGGCGATCTGCAGCAGGAAAAAGGACTTCTGGATGTGAAGTTGATTTCCGTCCCGGCCAACTCTGCGCTTGGACAGTTAAAAGGCTCTGATTCTATATTTGAAATCTATACCGAAAGTTATGGCGAAAATCCGATCGTGATCATGGGAGCCGGAGCCGGAGCAAAAGTTACCGCAAGAGGAGTTTTCGGAGACATTTTAAGACTTTCAGAAAATAAATAA
- a CDS encoding alpha/beta fold hydrolase, whose amino-acid sequence MKTPLQNIILQNFKLKSGKILDINLSYHIFGRDLFSAPIILINHALTGNSNVSGEKGWWRTLVGKEKIIDTERFTVICFNIPGNGFDGILIENYEDFKTVDIANIFLEGLNFLNINQLHTLIGGSLGGAIGWEMLTVEPDLAENFIPIACDFKTSDWLHAQCLVQKFLLNQKEEPLQKARIHAMLCYRSPESMNVRFKNEFDTEKEILKSHDWLNFHGKSLNERFSLSAYHLMNHLLMSINADTRVLKNIKADIHLIAVDSDLFFPAFEIKKCYGHLIKTKGNTFYHEINSMHGHDAFLMEYEQLNGILEKIIK is encoded by the coding sequence TTGAAAACTCCGCTACAAAATATCATTCTTCAAAACTTTAAATTAAAATCAGGAAAAATCCTTGATATTAATTTGTCCTACCACATTTTCGGTCGTGATTTATTTTCTGCACCCATTATCCTCATCAATCATGCCTTAACCGGAAACTCCAATGTGTCGGGCGAAAAAGGCTGGTGGAGAACATTAGTGGGCAAGGAAAAAATTATTGATACCGAAAGATTTACTGTAATCTGTTTCAATATTCCGGGGAATGGTTTTGACGGAATTTTAATTGAAAATTACGAGGATTTCAAAACAGTAGACATTGCCAATATTTTTTTAGAAGGTTTGAATTTCCTAAATATCAACCAACTTCATACGCTTATCGGCGGATCTTTGGGCGGTGCAATTGGTTGGGAAATGCTGACTGTTGAGCCAGATTTGGCTGAGAATTTTATCCCCATTGCCTGCGATTTCAAAACTTCAGATTGGCTTCATGCCCAATGCCTCGTTCAGAAATTTTTACTTAATCAAAAAGAGGAGCCTTTGCAGAAAGCCAGAATTCACGCCATGTTATGTTACCGGAGTCCGGAGTCGATGAATGTCCGTTTTAAGAATGAATTTGATACAGAAAAAGAAATTTTAAAATCGCACGACTGGCTCAACTTTCATGGAAAAAGTTTAAACGAGCGGTTTAGTTTAAGTGCGTATCATTTAATGAATCATCTTTTGATGAGCATTAACGCTGATACAAGAGTTCTTAAAAACATAAAAGCAGATATCCATTTAATTGCTGTGGATTCCGATTTGTTTTTTCCTGCTTTTGAAATAAAAAAATGTTACGGTCATCTCATCAAAACCAAAGGAAATACTTTTTACCACGAGATAAATTCAATGCACGGGCACGATGCTTTTTTAATGGAATATGAACAGCTGAACGGAATTTTAGAAAAAATAATTAAGTAA
- a CDS encoding MGH1-like glycoside hydrolase domain-containing protein, whose amino-acid sequence MIAERERMLDEQWKKWGPYVSNRQWGTVREDYSHNGNAWGHTTYNDAISRAYRWNEDGIAGICDDKQLLCFAFSFWNRKDKMIKERFFGLSNHEGNHGEDIKEIFYYLENTPSHSYMKMIYKYPIEQFPYEQLIYENARRSKSDPEFELVDTGILNRNEYFDLFIEYAKINHDDFAIRVTAVNRSTRKAPLVILPTLWYRNNWNWGHGTYQPQLKSSVKGVIDIEHDSISQTKFYSRNPDTEALFCDNETNYEKIKSLTSDAKFFKDGINDFLVHGNHNTVNPDKNGTKASFFIDTELEAGESKSFDFRLSPHDMENAFFDFDYIFNLRKNEAEDFYGEIQCDIRNEEEKNIQRQAFAGLLWNKQFYNYNVSKWLKGDPKYDAPRNFDHFVRNREWRHMQNKDIISMPDKWEYPWFATWDLAFHCVPFALLDPGFAKNQLKLLTKEWYMHPNGQLPAYEWDFSDVNPPVHAWSTFRVFKIDEKMNGKPDIPFLESVFQKMLLNFTWWVNRKDKNGNNVFGGGFLGLDNIGAFDRNMQFKNGDHLEQADGTSWMAMFALNMMRISMELALYNPVYEDMAIKFFEHYLYIAEAMENIGGAKGGLWNDEDGFFYDVLQLNDGDSISLKLRSIVGLIPMFAVEIIEHETLEKLPNFTKRMDWILKNKPELANLVSHWEVEGKGGKHLISILRKTRLKRVLARMVDEKEFLSDYGIRSMSKIYEDEPFKFTVDGQNFTVKYTPAESDSRMFGGNSNWRGPIWFPINFLIVESLQRFHYYYGESLQIEYPANSGEMRNLEFVSDNLSQRLCSIFLQNENGERAFNGGNKLLNHDEHFKNYIMFNEYFNGDTGMGIGASHQTGWTATVAKLIKPKMS is encoded by the coding sequence ATGATAGCTGAAAGAGAGAGAATGCTTGACGAGCAATGGAAGAAATGGGGTCCGTATGTGAGCAACAGACAATGGGGAACTGTAAGGGAAGATTACAGCCACAATGGAAATGCGTGGGGGCATACCACCTATAATGACGCTATCAGCAGAGCGTACCGCTGGAATGAAGATGGAATTGCGGGAATCTGTGATGATAAGCAGCTTTTGTGCTTTGCATTTTCATTTTGGAACCGCAAGGATAAAATGATTAAGGAAAGATTTTTCGGGCTCAGTAATCATGAGGGAAACCATGGCGAGGATATCAAAGAAATCTTCTATTATCTAGAAAATACGCCATCACACTCTTATATGAAGATGATCTACAAGTATCCTATCGAACAGTTTCCATACGAACAGCTGATTTACGAAAATGCCCGCCGATCAAAAAGCGATCCGGAATTTGAACTTGTTGATACCGGAATTTTGAACAGAAACGAATATTTCGACCTTTTTATCGAGTACGCAAAAATCAATCATGATGATTTTGCCATCCGTGTAACCGCGGTTAACAGAAGCACAAGAAAAGCACCATTGGTAATTCTTCCGACGCTGTGGTACAGGAATAACTGGAATTGGGGTCATGGAACTTACCAGCCACAACTAAAAAGTTCAGTTAAAGGTGTTATCGATATTGAGCACGATTCCATTTCCCAGACGAAATTTTATTCCAGAAATCCTGATACCGAAGCACTATTCTGCGACAATGAGACCAACTACGAAAAAATTAAAAGTCTAACATCTGACGCGAAGTTCTTCAAAGACGGCATTAATGACTTTTTAGTGCACGGGAACCACAATACAGTAAATCCTGATAAAAACGGAACAAAAGCAAGCTTCTTTATTGATACAGAACTTGAGGCGGGTGAAAGCAAAAGCTTTGATTTCAGGTTAAGTCCGCATGATATGGAGAATGCGTTCTTTGATTTTGATTATATTTTTAACCTGAGAAAAAATGAGGCTGAAGACTTTTATGGGGAAATACAGTGCGACATCAGAAACGAGGAAGAAAAAAACATCCAGCGCCAGGCTTTCGCCGGACTTTTATGGAACAAGCAGTTTTATAACTACAACGTTTCGAAATGGCTGAAAGGTGATCCGAAATATGATGCGCCGCGGAATTTCGATCATTTTGTCCGAAACCGGGAATGGCGGCATATGCAGAATAAGGATATTATATCGATGCCCGATAAATGGGAGTATCCTTGGTTTGCGACGTGGGATTTGGCTTTTCACTGTGTGCCTTTTGCATTGCTCGATCCGGGTTTTGCTAAAAATCAGTTAAAACTGCTTACGAAGGAATGGTATATGCACCCAAATGGGCAGTTACCTGCTTATGAATGGGATTTCAGCGATGTAAATCCGCCGGTTCACGCATGGTCTACCTTCAGGGTTTTTAAAATTGATGAGAAAATGAACGGGAAGCCCGACATTCCTTTTCTGGAAAGTGTTTTTCAGAAAATGCTCCTTAATTTTACCTGGTGGGTAAACCGAAAGGACAAGAACGGAAACAATGTTTTTGGAGGCGGTTTTTTGGGACTTGATAATATTGGCGCTTTCGACAGAAATATGCAGTTTAAAAATGGGGATCATCTGGAACAGGCCGACGGAACCAGCTGGATGGCGATGTTCGCGCTGAATATGATGCGGATCTCAATGGAACTTGCGCTTTATAATCCGGTTTACGAAGATATGGCCATCAAATTTTTTGAACATTATCTTTATATTGCCGAAGCAATGGAAAACATTGGGGGTGCAAAAGGCGGGCTGTGGAACGACGAAGACGGCTTTTTCTACGACGTTTTACAATTAAATGACGGTGACTCAATCTCCTTAAAACTAAGAAGCATCGTAGGACTTATACCCATGTTCGCGGTAGAGATTATCGAGCACGAAACCCTCGAAAAGCTCCCGAATTTCACCAAAAGAATGGACTGGATCCTAAAGAACAAACCAGAACTTGCAAATCTGGTTTCGCATTGGGAAGTTGAAGGTAAAGGCGGTAAACATCTGATAAGTATCTTACGAAAAACCAGACTTAAAAGGGTTTTGGCAAGAATGGTTGATGAAAAAGAATTTCTTTCCGACTATGGAATCCGTTCCATGTCTAAAATTTATGAAGATGAGCCTTTTAAGTTCACCGTTGACGGACAGAATTTTACCGTAAAATACACGCCCGCAGAAAGCGACAGCCGTATGTTTGGCGGGAACAGCAACTGGCGCGGACCGATCTGGTTTCCAATCAATTTCCTGATTGTCGAAAGCTTGCAGAGATTCCATTATTACTACGGTGAAAGCCTTCAGATAGAATATCCTGCGAACAGCGGAGAGATGAGAAATCTTGAGTTTGTTTCAGACAATCTGAGCCAACGACTCTGTTCGATATTTCTTCAGAACGAAAATGGCGAACGTGCCTTTAATGGCGGAAACAAACTCCTTAATCATGATGAACATTTCAAGAATTACATCATGTTCAATGAATATTTTAACGGCGATACAGGAATGGGAATTGGTGCTTCTCACCAAACAGGATGGACTGCAACCGTAGCCAAACTCATTAAGCCAAAAATGTCGTAG
- a CDS encoding OsmC family protein, with protein sequence MKITLNRINDDYLFECANQAGNKILLDNTSQPNAQGVSPMESVLMAVAGCSGIDMVSILKKQRQEITAFSAEVEGERVQVDEAKPFKSITVKFFLKGDIDPKKALKAAELSFEKYCSVSKTIEPNVTVDYEVYVNSEKA encoded by the coding sequence ATGAAAATCACTCTCAACAGAATTAACGACGATTATTTATTCGAATGTGCAAACCAGGCCGGCAACAAAATCCTGCTTGATAATACGTCACAACCCAACGCACAGGGAGTTTCTCCAATGGAAAGTGTTTTAATGGCTGTTGCAGGATGCAGCGGAATCGACATGGTTTCTATCCTGAAAAAACAGCGACAGGAAATTACCGCTTTTTCAGCAGAAGTTGAAGGCGAACGTGTTCAGGTGGATGAAGCGAAACCTTTTAAATCTATCACAGTAAAGTTTTTTCTAAAAGGAGACATTGATCCTAAAAAAGCTTTGAAAGCCGCAGAACTTTCTTTTGAAAAATACTGTTCGGTTTCCAAAACCATTGAGCCTAACGTTACGGTAGATTATGAAGTGTATGTTAACAGCGAAAAAGCATAA